One part of the Deltaproteobacteria bacterium genome encodes these proteins:
- a CDS encoding DUF2845 domain-containing protein — translation MKPFSSILIFLFPLLLLSRTSFALRCGNQIVSEGDTSAQVLAKCGEPQIRDDQQQQTVEKLGSEYIHKISIPVEDWIYDFGSNRLVQVLRFENNRLSKISSGGYGGYKNNPERCQNSFSYVSIGETKAQILLKCGLPSWKSSEEEILKVIKSGPYSEYLKSNIEIWNYQMDVKNPVRVLRFRNGVLEWMDSQ, via the coding sequence ACCAGTTTTGCCCTACGTTGTGGAAACCAAATTGTGTCAGAGGGAGACACCTCGGCTCAGGTATTGGCAAAATGTGGAGAACCTCAAATTCGGGATGATCAGCAACAGCAAACCGTTGAAAAACTGGGATCTGAATACATCCATAAAATTTCTATCCCTGTAGAAGATTGGATTTATGATTTTGGATCTAATCGTTTGGTACAAGTGTTGCGCTTTGAAAACAATCGACTCAGCAAGATTTCTAGTGGGGGTTATGGAGGATATAAAAACAATCCAGAGCGCTGTCAAAATTCTTTCAGTTATGTGTCGATTGGAGAAACCAAGGCGCAGATCCTTTTAAAATGTGGGCTTCCCAGTTGGAAATCGAGCGAGGAAGAAATTTTAAAAGTAATCAAAAGCGGACCCTATAGCGAATACCTAAAATCCAATATTGAGATTTGGAATTATCAAATGGATGTTAAAAATCCTGTGAGAGTACTCCGTTTTAGAAACGGAGTGCTGGAGTGGATGGATTCGCAATAG